The uncultured Trichococcus sp. DNA segment TATGGTTATAATTTTCGTATTAAGTGAGCTAGATGTGAAACAAATGATAAATGGGGGTTATAAAATGTCGGATTTTAATCAAAATGCCATAGCTTCTTTCAGTTTGAATGGCCATCAGTATGAATACTATAAATTAAAAAAATTAGAAAACAATGAAAAAACAAAAATCGCTAAATTGCCTTACTCGATCCGGGTTCTGCTTGAGTCATTGTTACGTCAAGTGGGTGAAAGCGGCATCAAGGAAGAGCATGTTGTCACTTTATCTAACTGGAGTGCAACAGAAACGAACGAGGGCGAAATACCTTTCAAACCTTCCCGCGTTATCCTGCAGGATTTCACAGGGGTGCCGGCAGTTGTTGACCTGGCTTCCTTAAGAAAAACGGTCCATGATTTAGGCGGAGATCCAGCACTCATCAATCCGGAAGTGCCTGTTGACTTGGTCGTTGATCACTCCGTACAAGTCGATAAATTCGGATCTCCGCAAGCCTTGATCGCGAACATGAAGATGGAATTTCTGCGCAATCAGGAACGTTACCAATTTTTGAGCTGGGCGCAAAAAGCATTCGACAACTACCGCGCTGTACCGCCTGCTACTGGTATCGTCCACCAGGTCAATATTGAATATTTGGCATCAGTCGTCACAGAAAAAACGATTGATGAAAACAGAAGCTTAGTTTTCCCTGATACTTTGGTGGGAACGGATTCCCATACGACGATGGCAAATGCGCTTGGCGTATTGGGCTGGGGAGTAGGCGGAATCGAAGCGGAAGCCAGCATGCTTGGCGAGCCTTCCTTCTTCCCTGTTCCTGAAGTCGTAGGTGTACGCTTCATCAATTCGCTGCAGGAAGCAGCTACCGCAACCGACTTGGCATTGAAAGTTACACAAACTTTGCGCGAAATGAAAGTAGTCGGCAAATTTGTCGAATTCTTTGGTCCGGGATTATCTTCGATGACTTTGGCGGACCGTGCGACCATCGCCAATATGGCGCCTGAATATGGTGCGACCTGCGGTTTCTTCCCGGTCGACGATGAAGTTATTAACTACTTGACGCTGACCGGCAGGGATGAAAAGCATGTTGCCATAGTAGAAGAATACGTCAAGGCAAACGACCTTTATTACCGTGTCGAGGATCCGGAACCGGAATACACCACAGTCGTTGAAATCGACTTGAGCACAATCGAGGCCAATGTTGCTGGGCCGAAACGTCCTCAAGATCTGGTGCCGGTTTCGAAGTTGAAAGAAGACTTCCAAAGATCCTTGGTTGCGCCAAAAGGCAATGCCGGATTTGGATTAGCCGAAAACGAAACAGATAAAGAAGTCTCGCTGATCCTCGATGGGGAAGAAGTGAAGATGAAAACTGGTGACATTGCGATTGCGGCCATCACAAGCTGCACGAACACGTCGAATCCATACGTAATGCTGAGTGCCGGATTATTGGCAAAACGAGCTGTGGAGTTGGGACTGAACGTTCCGAAATATGTGAAGACTTCATTGGCACCCGGATCGAAAGTAGTTACTGCTTATTTGGACAATGCCGGTTTATTGCCTTATCTGGAACAACTGGGCTTCAATACTGTCGGCTACGGCTGTACAACCTGCATCGGAAATTCAGGGCCGCTTTTGCCTGAAGTGGAAGAAGTGATCAAAAACAACGATTTGTTGGTTTCAAGCGCACTGAGCGGAAACCGTAACTTTGAAGGACGGATCCACGCATTGGTCAAAGCCAACTATTTGGCATCTCCGCCATTGGTGGTCGCTTACGCATTGGCCGGTACGATGAACATCGACCTGAAAACCGAGCCGATCGGTAATGGCAAAGACGGCCAACCCGTCTACTTGGCGGATCTTTGGCCGGAAAGACACGCTGTCGAAGCGATGATCCGTGATTTTGTGACACCCGAGATATTCAAAGAGGAATATTTGCATGTGTTTGATGACAATGCTGCATGGAACGCGATCGAAACGAATGATGACGCTTTGTACCAGTGGGAAGAGGGATCGACTTACATCGCAAATCCGCCATTCTTCGAAAATTTATCGCCGGAACCGAAACCGATCGAATCTTTGAAAGCTTTGTCGGTATTGGGTAAGTTCGGTGATTCGGTGACGACCGATCACATTTCACCGGCAGGAAGCATCGACGTCAGCACGCCGGCTGGTCAATATCTGGCTTCTAAAGGCGTGGGCGTCCGTGATTTCAACTCATACGGTGCAAGACGCGGAAACCATGAAGTGATGATGCGCGGTACATTGGCGAATATGCGTATCCGTAATCAACTGGTATCCGGCAAAGACGGCGGCTTCACGATTTATTGGCCGACCGGTGAAGAAATGAGTATCTTTGAAGCATCAGAAAGATACCGTCAAAACGGAACTGGATTAGTGATTTTTGCAGGTGATGATTATGGAATGGGTTCATCCCGCGACTGGGCGGCCAAAGGTGTCAAACTTCTTGGAGTCGAGGCTGTCATCGCCAAGAGCTATGAAAGAATCCACCGTTCGAATCTTGTGATGATGGGCGTATTGCCTCTGCAATACCAAGCAGGTCAAGATGCAGAAAGTTTGGGGTTGGACGGATCGGAAAAAATCACGATCGATTTGAACGATAGTGTCGGCATCCATGCGGAAGTGCCTGTGACGGCAGTCAAATCAGATGGCCAAGAAATCAAATTCACGACCATTGCCCGTTTCGATTCTGAGGTGGATATGACTTATTACCGTAACGGAGGCATCCTGCCGATGGTGATCCGTAAAAAAATGGGGCTTGCTTATTAAGCGGCAAGCCATCCAATTCACTGAAGAGAGGTTTTTGAGAGGAGAGAAAAATCATGGAAGTACATAAAGGATTAGCGGATGTTGTCGTATCAGAAACCTCCCTAAGCGCAATTGTTGAGGGGAAATTATCCTTCTCAGGATACAATATCGACGAATTAGTTGAAAAAGATGCATCATTTGAGGAAATCATCTTTTTGTTGTGGAATTCAAGAATGCCTAGCCGTGAAGAATTTGCGCAGTTGCAGCACGATCTTCACACGCATATGGCCTTATCTGATAGTGTCATTGCTTGCCTGAAAATACAGTGCCGCCAAAATCTGCACCCTATGAGTGTGTTGCGCTCGACGGTCTCACTATTGGGAGTGTTCGATCCATATGCGGAGGAGATGGACGAACGTTCTGTATATATTCAAGCAATCTCGATACAAGCAAAAATTCCGACGATTGTAGCTGCATTCGCCCGATTACGCAAAGGTTTGGATCCGATTGCGCCTCGCGAAGATCTTTCATTCGGAGCCAACTTCCTGTATATGTTGACAGGTGAAGAGGCGAACCCGGATTTGGTCAGAGCGTATAATCATTGTTTGGTACTCCATGCCGATCACGATCTGAACGCATCAACCTTCACTGCACGTGTTGCAGCTTCAACACTGACGGATGTCTATTCTTGTATCACGGCTGCCATCGGAGCTCTGAAGGGCCCCTTGCACGGTGGAGCAAATGAACGCGTATTCGATATGCTCTCCGAAATCACGGAATCAGAAACCAGGGATGTTGCGGGCTACTTGAAAACAAAATTGGACAATAAAGAAAAAATCATGGGATTCGGTCACCGTGTCTACAAAACGGAAGATCCCCGCAAGAAACATTTGAAACGCATGGCTAAGGAACTGACCCAGGAATTCGGAAAAGAAGATTTGTTCGATCTTTCCTGCGAAGTAGAGGACTATCTATTGAGGGAAAAAGGCTTGATTCCGAATGTGGATTTCTACTCCGCCACTGTATATCACTGCTTCGGGATAGAACATGACCTCTTCACGCTGTTGTTTGCGATGAGCCGTGTTTCCGGGTGGTTAGGGCATGTGTTTGAGCAAAAACGTGAAGCTACGTTGATCCGTCCGCGTTCAAAATACGTGGGACCCGTCAACCTGACTTACATCCCTTTGTCTGAAAAAGAAATTATTGGAGGTACTGCACAATGACAGTTGGCGAAAAAATTGTTATGAACGAAACTGGTTTGCACACGCCTGATTTTCCGATCATCCCTTTCATCGAAGGGGATGGCATCGGCCCGGAAATTTGGCAAGCATCAAAGAAAGTGTTTGAAGCCGCAGTTGAGAAAGCCTACGGTGATTCCCGAAAAATCGTCTGGAAAGAAGTGCTTGCAGGAGGGAAGGCTTTTGATTTGACCGGTTCTTGGTTGCCTGATGAGACCATGGATGTCATCCGTGAGCATTTGGTGGCCATCAAAGGACCGCTTACGACACCGATCGGCGGGGGAATCCGTTCCTTGAACGTCGCTTTGCGCCAGACATTGGACCTTTTCGTCTGCCTGCGCCCTGTCCGTTATTTCGAAGGCGTGC contains these protein-coding regions:
- the acnA gene encoding aconitate hydratase AcnA, with the translated sequence MSDFNQNAIASFSLNGHQYEYYKLKKLENNEKTKIAKLPYSIRVLLESLLRQVGESGIKEEHVVTLSNWSATETNEGEIPFKPSRVILQDFTGVPAVVDLASLRKTVHDLGGDPALINPEVPVDLVVDHSVQVDKFGSPQALIANMKMEFLRNQERYQFLSWAQKAFDNYRAVPPATGIVHQVNIEYLASVVTEKTIDENRSLVFPDTLVGTDSHTTMANALGVLGWGVGGIEAEASMLGEPSFFPVPEVVGVRFINSLQEAATATDLALKVTQTLREMKVVGKFVEFFGPGLSSMTLADRATIANMAPEYGATCGFFPVDDEVINYLTLTGRDEKHVAIVEEYVKANDLYYRVEDPEPEYTTVVEIDLSTIEANVAGPKRPQDLVPVSKLKEDFQRSLVAPKGNAGFGLAENETDKEVSLILDGEEVKMKTGDIAIAAITSCTNTSNPYVMLSAGLLAKRAVELGLNVPKYVKTSLAPGSKVVTAYLDNAGLLPYLEQLGFNTVGYGCTTCIGNSGPLLPEVEEVIKNNDLLVSSALSGNRNFEGRIHALVKANYLASPPLVVAYALAGTMNIDLKTEPIGNGKDGQPVYLADLWPERHAVEAMIRDFVTPEIFKEEYLHVFDDNAAWNAIETNDDALYQWEEGSTYIANPPFFENLSPEPKPIESLKALSVLGKFGDSVTTDHISPAGSIDVSTPAGQYLASKGVGVRDFNSYGARRGNHEVMMRGTLANMRIRNQLVSGKDGGFTIYWPTGEEMSIFEASERYRQNGTGLVIFAGDDYGMGSSRDWAAKGVKLLGVEAVIAKSYERIHRSNLVMMGVLPLQYQAGQDAESLGLDGSEKITIDLNDSVGIHAEVPVTAVKSDGQEIKFTTIARFDSEVDMTYYRNGGILPMVIRKKMGLAY
- a CDS encoding citrate synthase, which produces MEVHKGLADVVVSETSLSAIVEGKLSFSGYNIDELVEKDASFEEIIFLLWNSRMPSREEFAQLQHDLHTHMALSDSVIACLKIQCRQNLHPMSVLRSTVSLLGVFDPYAEEMDERSVYIQAISIQAKIPTIVAAFARLRKGLDPIAPREDLSFGANFLYMLTGEEANPDLVRAYNHCLVLHADHDLNASTFTARVAASTLTDVYSCITAAIGALKGPLHGGANERVFDMLSEITESETRDVAGYLKTKLDNKEKIMGFGHRVYKTEDPRKKHLKRMAKELTQEFGKEDLFDLSCEVEDYLLREKGLIPNVDFYSATVYHCFGIEHDLFTLLFAMSRVSGWLGHVFEQKREATLIRPRSKYVGPVNLTYIPLSEKEIIGGTAQ